A genomic region of Cryptococcus gattii WM276 chromosome F, complete sequence contains the following coding sequences:
- a CDS encoding Pol II transcription elongation factor, putative (Similar to TIGR gene model, INSD accession AAW44048.1), translating to MPEYAGETLSLHYLADERSLVVLLAGGDIATLALHGPDGSPAPVEVVGSVDSGIKAAAWSPDDEQIILVTGEDNLVCMTRNFDVVHEEPLRSQAFGQDKFINVGWGSKSTQFHGSLGKSAARQPTDTAPSVAHPTDHGLPVISFRGDASFFAVSSLDPYHPEGSGSDQARRQVRIYARDASAGFQPKLSATSESLPGLEPALAWRPSGNLLSTIVRYGYHGGGEGRQGRWDVAMLERNGLRHGGFELREDKSDWEDGRIRGLGWNSDSEVLAVWIERIDRDVVQLWSMKNYHYYLKQELYSHDTQRPRFRGFKWHPEDPLSLYIICQDSIQHRTFTWDTFAARLPMPHDTASVAVIDGTRLLLTPFRTQNTPPPMSSYHLTLPSTPVHACLSNWDDTAAAVLPNGHVMVWKLNTRLPGPKGSKLRGGGKVAEPVMDFERKVGDGERVFRNLALGPGGKVAVLSLAVGDTTTTEQSGRVNVFGKGEQDEEMVVESGVERILWTDQGSILVLNGQGRFKEPIDITLPSQPTSILLSRHLLFTLSPTSKLHVTSLTSSAQQPISLSQQPVTSFTLTSSFLIFTTTSHFAHFAPLTTLEKLANGDDDANAHELKWEERRVERGAKIVVASESEMSLVLQATRGNLETVYPRPMVLQVVKRDVLAGSYRAAFLTCRKHRLDLNILYDLDPEKFMANLENFVEQVHEVDYLNLFVSSLTSEDCAKAVYGEQARENTTSTIPIPANKVNTICDSLRILLEARGLEKYVETILTTHVCKIPADYESGLRVLLQLQADHPEIVEDAIKYIIFLSDVNKLYDVALGMYNFQLVLMIAQYSQKDPKEYLPFLRELRALDKWDQRFKIDDHLERRERALANLKQAGPERFEDAASYLAKYELYDTAFKLYKDDQEKLIVIHDLYGDYLYDRREYTDSALSYLMANKPQKALKAYERAHAWRELFALAKKEGLSKESMDEMIERVTDYLGSRGRHLEASQIFIEYSSDVDSAVDTCCRGAEFSEAYRLTSIHDRSDLVEAMIHPGLEEAHEALIEVFEEMDGQLDKETKRLKELNEIREKDHDAFYIVEREIDIEGVDVATNATTVASAFTRYTVAPSTMFSQTTRMTGQTAKSKRGKKRATGRRGTVDEWEYLVMSIGRLLARVDEKSAEALTLLRHLILASSDHVALAQSLQSTIIAFRTKLSSALDEAWQDRDAVLKEVVESGGSGLEGGLDKSLGEVKPQVGEWKGMGLLLSN from the exons ATGCCAGAGTATGCAGGCGAGACGCTCTCCCTCCACTACCTCGCAGACGAACGCTCCCTCGTCGTCCTCCTCGCCGGCGGAGACATTGCCACGCTCGCACTCCACGGCCCAGACGGTTCACCCGCTCCT GTCGAGGTCGTCGGCAGTGTAGACAGCGGTATCAAGGCCGCAGCATGGTCGCCCGACGACGAGCAAATTATCCTCGTCACCGGCGAAGATAATTTGGTCTGTATGACCAGAAATTTCGATGTCGTCCATGAAGAGCCTCTTCGATCACAAGCCTTTGGGCAGG ACAAATTCATCAATGTCGGATGGGGATCCAAGTCGACCCAATTCCACGGCTCGCTAGGCAAATCAGCTGCTCGCCAGCCCACCGACACCGCCCCCTCCGTCGCCCACCCAACCGACCACGGTCTCCCCGTCATCTCTTTCCGTGGCGACGCCTCCTTCTTTGCCGTCTCGTCCCTCGACCCGTACCACCCTGAAGGATCCGGATCAGACCAGGCAAGACGCCAGGTGAGGATATACGCGCGAGACGCCTCGGCAGGTTTCCAGCCCAAACTGTCTGCCACCTCTGAATCCCTCCCCGGCCTGGAACCCGCTCTTGCATGGAGACCCAGCGGGAACCTCCTATCCACCATTGTCCGATACGGCTACCATGGCGGCGGGGAAGGCCGTCAAGGCAGATGGGATGTCGCCATGCTCGAACGAAATGGATTGCGACATGGCGGATTCGAGTTGAGAGAGGATAAATCCGATTGGGAAGATGGCAGGATCAGGGGATTGGGATGGAATTCCGATTCAGAAGTCTTGGCCGTTTGGATCGAGCGAATCGACAGGGATGTCG TGCAATTATGGTCCATGAAAAACTATCATTACTATCTCAAGCAAGAACTCTACTCTCACGATACGCAAAGGCCTAGGTTTAGAGGATTCAAATGGCACCCGGAAGACCCTCTCTCCCTCTACATCATCTGTCAAG ACTCCATCCAGCACCGTACATTCACATGGGACACATTCGCCGCCCGCTTACCCATGCCTCACGATACCGCCTCCGTCGCCGTCATCGACGGCACCCGTCTCCTCCTCACCCCCTTCCGAACCCAAAACACACCCCCGCCCATGTCCTCCTACCACCTCACCCTCCCGTCAACCCCTGTACACGCATGTTTATCCAACTGGGACGATACGGCTGCTGCGGTGCTCCCCAACGGCCACGTGATGGTTTGGAAACTCAACACCCGGCTCCCCGGGCCCAAGGGATCGAAATTGAGGGGAGGCGGTAAAGTCGCAGAGCCCGTAATGGATTTCGAGAGAAAAGTGGGTGATGGCGAACGCGTTTTCAGGAATCTAGCTCTTGGTCCCGGCGGTAAAGTCGCAGTCCTCAGTCTGGCCGTAGGTGATACTACTACTACCGAGCAAAGTGGACGGGTGAATGTGTTTGGTAAAGGAGAACaagatgaagagatggTGGTGGAAAGTGGTGTCGAGCGGATTTTGTGGACTGATCAAGGCAGTATCCTTGTACTGAACGGTCAAGGCAGATT CAAAGAACCTATTGACATCACGCTTCCCTCCCAACCCacctccatcctcctctcccgCCACCTTTTATTCACGCTTTCGCCAACATCCAAACTCCATGTAACCTCGCTCACCTCCTCTGCTCAGCAACccatctccctctcccAACAACCAGTCACTTCATTCACACTcacatcttctttcctcatcttcaccaccacctctCACTTTGCCCACTTTGCGCCGCTCACCACATTGGAAAAACTCGCCAACGGAGACGATGACGCAAACGCTCACGAATTAAAGTGGGAAGAGCGAAGAGTAGAGAGAGGCGCAAAGATCGTCGTCGCCAGCGAGAGCGAAATGAGTTTGGTGCTCCAAGCCACACGTGGGAATCTCGAGACGGTTTATCCGAGACCAATGGTCTTGCAGGTCGTCAAGCGCGATGTTTTGGC CGGATCATACCGTGCAGCATTCTTGACGTGCAGGAAACATCGATTAGACCTCAACATCTTGTACGACCTGGACCCTGAAAAGTTTATGGCAAACTTGGAAAACTTTGTAGAACAAGTCCACGAGGTGGATTACCTCAATCTATTCGTCTCTTCTCTCAC CTCGGAGGACTGTGCCAAGGCGGTGTATGGTGAACAAGCGCGCGAAAACACAACCTCGACCATCCCTATCCCTGCCAACAAGGTCAACACCATCTGCGATTCGCTCCGCATCCTCCTCGAAGCCCGCGGATTGGAAAAATACGTCGAGACGATTCTTACCACGCATGTGTGCAAGATACCGGCCGATTACGAATCGGGGCTAAGAGTCCTTTTGCAATTACAAG CGGACCACCCCGAGATCGTAGAGGATGCAATCAAGtacatcatcttcctttccGATGTGAACAAGCTCTACGATGTAGCTTTGGGAATGTACAACTTCCAGCTGGTTCTCATGATCGCTCAGTACTCCCAAAAG GATCCGAAAGAATACCTTCCTTTCCTGCGAGAACTGCGAGCTCTTGATAAATGGGATCAACGGTTCAAGATTGACGATCATCTCGAAAGACGAGAACGTGCGTTGGCCAACCTTAAGCAAGCTGGTCCAGAAAGGTTTGAAGATGCAGCGTCGTATCTGGCCAAGTATGAGCTGTATGACACCGCTTTTAAATTGTACAAAGATGATCAAGAAAAATTGATT gttATCCATGATCTTTACGGAGACTACCTGTACGACCGCCGAGAGTACACAGATTCTGCGCTTT CATATCTTATGGCGAACAAGCCTCAAAAAGCCCTCAAGGCGTACGAACGTGCCCACGCTTGGCGAGAACTGTTTGCATTGGCCAAGAAGGAGGGTTTGTCAAAGGAGTCTATGGATGAGATGATTGAGCGTGTCACAG ACTACCTTGGCTCTCGAGGCCGACACCTGGAAGCTTCCCAGATATTCATCGAGTATTCATCCGACGTTGACAGCGCTGTCGACACTTGCTGTCGCGGCGCCGAATTCTCGGAAGCCTACCGCTTGACGTCTATTCATGACCGGTCAGATCTTGTAGAAGCTATGATTCACCCTGGGTTGGAAGAGGCACACGAAGCGCTGATAGAGGTCTttgaggagatggatggaCAGCTGGACAAGGAAACAAAGAGATTGAAAGAGTTGAATGAGATTCGGGAGAAGGACCACG ACGCATTCTATATCGTGGAGAGGGAGATTGATATTGAAGGTGTGGATGTGGCCACTAACGCCACAACCGTCGCCTCCGCATTCACACGGTACACTGTGGCGCCTAGTACAATGTTTTCTCAAACCACTCGAATGACTGG GCAAACGGCAAAGTCGAAGAGAGGTAAAAAGAGGGCTACGGGTCGAAGAGGTACTGTGGATGAGTGGGAATACCTGGTGATGAGTATTGGACGATTGCTCGCCCGCGTTGATGAAAAGAGCG CCGAAGCCCTCACTCTCTTACGCCACCTTATTTTGGCGTCCTCCGACCATGTCGCTCTCGCCCAATCTCTGCAAAGCACCATTATCGCGTTCCGAACTAAGCTTTCCAGTGCTTTGGATGAAGCTTGGCAAGATAGAGATGCGGTGCTGAAAGAGGTTGTAGAGAGTGGTGGCAGTGGATTGGAAGGTGGATTAGATAAAAGCTTGGGAGAAGTCAAGCCCCAAGTAGGAGAGTGGAAAGGAATGGGTCTGTTATTGAGCAATTAG
- a CDS encoding Hypothetical protein (Similar to TIGR gene model, INSD accession AAW44046.1; CNF02610) — translation MPSDPDPSPALTHASLTSSHSLQSENFQVHLASHLSYDRSLTTALSHLVDHLIEPLSTLYTPEILNSLLKQLKQGLFVKFQPTWDESHPQVGSGTRSLICTKHYGLPFSMRCAAVTVGVEEKAWRKAIAKSGGRENRSDKGEEWEVWCDPGQVVWRWGAWEWEDPGFEPVKTVREPLQVIWQAATEAEKLSPATPVKSAQPSNPTPNRPSYAIPIRAPTVLAIPPTPSEGENRQNESKPIELGSLLPAFSSLGLGQAPGQGQRSQQASGWSSSDASSRSTSLTFSEHDEPGSPEHERPASRVSHRGSESQSSVSSSVSDSNSGHTQLLTPDTRPTTADPFNVPMLPMDTVKHGKEKEEKPKTTPTNTARGRTTSPSALGESTVQSTTPTAENNITPRVPTPTVTPYDGGNVTVLGGGVKLGGGGSHSRTSSAHSSQRIPIDRSRSPSISLASRALNTAVGPSGEGRKQRTRRRIMPTYLGHLGQPGVGGPAMGVFYGGSVSPGGMGFGPGYQHVGVGVSPPPVGIRGPMPRMG, via the exons ATGCCCTCAGACCCCGACCCGTCCCCGGCCCTCACACATGCCTCACTCACTTCCTCTCATTCTCTACAGTCAGAAAACTTCCAGGTCCACCTTGCTTCACATCTCAGCTATGATCGGAGTCTCACTACGGCGCTCTCCCATTTGGTAGACCACCTTATAGAGCCTCTATCTACCCTATATACTCCAGAAATCCTAAATTCGCTCTTGAAACAGCTTAAACAAGGCTTGTTCGTCAAATTTCAACCCACTTGGGATGAAAGCCATCCTCAAGTAGGCAGCGGAACCAGGTCTCTTATTTGCACCAAGCATTATGGCCTTCCATTTTCAATGCGATGCGCTGCAGTAACAGTTGGTGTAGAAGAGAAGGCATGGCGAAAGGCTATTGCCAAATCTGGGGGCAGAGAAAACAGATCGGATAAGGGCGAAGAGTGGGAAGTCTGGTGTGATCCTGGCCAGGTCGTATGGAGATGGGGTGCATGGGAGTGGGAAGACCCGGGATTCGAGCCTGTAAAAACTGTTCGAG AGCCGTTGCAGGTGATATGGCAAGCAGCTACAGAAGCGGAAAAGTTGTCCCCTGCGACTCCTGTCAAATCCGCCCAACCCTCCAACCCAACTCCTAACCGACCGTCTTATGCAATACCCATCCGTGCACCTACTGTTCTTGCTATTCCTCCTACTCCATCTGAGGGTGAAAACCGGCAAAACGAATCCAAGCCTATTGAGCTAGGCAGTTTGCTCCCTGCCTTTTCCAGTCTTGGCCTTGGTCAGGCGCCTGGTCAGGGCCAGCGTAGTCAGCAGGCCTCTGGTTGGTCGAGCTCTGACGCTTCGTCTCGATCCACTTCATTGACTTTCTCTGAGCACGACGAACCAGGTTCTCCTGAACATGAGCGCCCTGCTTCACGAGTGTCTCACCGTGGATCCGAGTCCCAGAGCTCGGTGTCTTCCTCCGTATCGGATTCAAATTCTGGTCACACCCAGCTTCTCACTCCTGACACGCGTCCCACCACTGCCGACCCCTTCAATGTTCCCATGCTCCCCATGGATACTGTGAAACATggcaaggaaaaggaggaaaagcCGAAGACTACTCCCACCAACACTGCTCGTGGCCGAACCACATCACCTTCCGCTCTGGGTGAATCGACTGTTCAGTCCACCACCCCGACAGCCGAGAACAACATCACTCCTCGCGTTCCCACCCCTACTGTTACCCCTTATGACGGCGGGAATGTAACCGTCCTCGGCGGTGGTGTTAAGCTCGGTGGCGGCGGCTCCCATTCTCGCACTTCATCTGCCCATTCTTCTCAACGCATTCCTATCGACCGCAGCCGATCTCCTTCTATTTCCCTTGCATCGCGAGCTTTGAATACTGCTGTGGGACCCAGTGGCGAAGGTCGCAAGCAGCGCACTCGCCGTCGAATCATGCCTACTTACCTTGGGCACCTGGGTCAGCCAGGCGTGGGAGGACCTGCTATGGGTGTATTCTACGGTGGCAGTGTGAGCCCTGGTGGTATGGGGTTTGGACCTGGTTATCAGCACGTTGGTGTGGGCGTCAGCCCTCCTCCTGTGGGGATCCGAGGACCGATGCCCAGAATGGGGTAA
- a CDS encoding Hypothetical protein (Similar to TIGR gene model, INSD accession AAW44044.1; CNF02600), with translation MITMSSSFPEFLLLSATLFDALPSMVTDIKWDLVDDMLLLQLHTVFGPMLMSALQLIDRREGKAKLRRRRSQ, from the exons ATGATCACCATGTCGTCTTCCTTCCCCGAGTTCCTCTTGTTGTCCGCCACATTATTTGACGCTTTGCCATC GATGGTTACTGATATAAAATGGGATTTAGTTGATGATATGTTGCTGCTACAATTACATACGGTTTTTGGTCCTATGTTGATGTCTGCATTGCAGCTCATTGACCGTCGTGAAGGTAAAGCCAAGCTTCGTAGGCGACGATCACAATAA
- a CDS encoding HSPC177, putative (Similar to TIGR gene model, INSD accession AAW44277.1), with the protein MNRIFGTGKAKPKPSLTDAIASTDTRVSSLEVKLKKLDAELSVFKNQMSKMREGPGKAAVQQRALRVLKQKRMYENQLGQLQQQTFNMEQAAMTTENLKNTMATVDAMRVANKEMKKQYKGIDIDKIESIHYDMEDLIEQANEIQESLGRSYGVPDEVDEADLQAELDALGLDDEPIGENETPSYLQDAQSLPDFVDSAPLEELQHEQPTAEVAR; encoded by the exons ATGAACAGA ATATTCGGCACAGGCAAAGCGAAACCTAAACCCTCCCTTACAGATGCCATCGCTTCC ACCGACACTCGTGTTTCTTCTCTTGAGGTCAAACTCAAAAAACTCGATGCCGAATTGTCCGTTTTCAAGAACCAAATGTCCAAGATGCGTGAAGGTCCCGGAAAGGCGGCTGTCCAACAGAGGGCATTGAGAGTGCTTAAGCAGAAAAGGATGTACGAAAACCAGCTGGGACAGCTTCAGCAGCAGACGTTCAATATGGAGCAAGCGGCAATGACTACGGAAAATTTGAAGAACACT ATGGCTACGGTTGATGCCATGCGAGTGGCTAACAAAGAAATGAAAAAGCAATATAAAGGAATTGACATTGATAAGATTGAG AGTATCCACTACGACATGGAAGACCTCATCGAGCAAGCCAATGAGATACAAGAGTCTTTAGGGAGGAGCTATGGTGTCCCTGATGAGGTTGATGAGGCGGATCTTCAGGCTG AGCTCGATGCTTTAGGTCTTGATGACGAGCCTATAGGAGAAAATGAAACTCCAAGCTATTTGCAGGATGCTCAATCTTTACCAGATTTCGTCGATTCTGCGCCTCTTGAAGAGCTA CAACATGAACAGCCCACAGCTGAAGTGGCGAGATAA